The following are encoded together in the Zingiber officinale cultivar Zhangliang chromosome 8A, Zo_v1.1, whole genome shotgun sequence genome:
- the LOC122008950 gene encoding nuclear transcription factor Y subunit C-6-like — MRQAGRYSSILVGGISGRTGPHALPLARIKRIMKRNSTAAGEASPRMISGEAPVVFSKACEMLIQELARRGWEAALRGKRRTLLKEDVAAAVARTDVFDFLLPVVEAEARPPPPPPPAGQ; from the coding sequence ATGAGGCAGGCGGGGAGGTACTCGTCGATTCTAGTGGGTGGCATCTCGGGCCGGACGGGGCCGCACGCGCTGCCGCTGGCCAGGATCAAGCGGATCATGAAGCGGAACAGCACAGCGGCAGGGGAGGCGTCGCCGCGGATGATCTCCGGCGAGGCTCCAGTGGTGTTCTCCAAGGCCTGCGAGATGCTGATCCAGGAGCTCGCCCGGCGCGGCTGGGAGGCGGCGCTCCGGGGCAAGCGCCGGACGCTGCTGAAGGAGGACGTCGCCGCAGCCGTCGCCCGCACCGACGTGTTCGATTTCCTCCTCCCGGTGGTGGAGGCAGAGGCtaggccgccgccgccgccgccgcctgcaGGCCAATAA